CTTTTGTACGTACCATTAATTGTTTTGttgtgtttatatatgtttctgtaactcttttgatataaatacaataaagcatattctatatatacattgatgcttattttctttttgtcaTTAGTAATAATTATGTCGCAAAAAATTAACATACTTGGTAACGAGGAACGAAAGAATCCAGCAGAAGGCAGTAGCGATGGGCGAAGCGACTGCCTTCACCTCAATTGGGAACAGTTCGCTCATCACCGCCCACGGCAATGGTCCTAGACCCCAGCAATAGGTGACGATGAACAGCACCAATGCCAGCACCGGCAAAAAGCTGATGCTGCTCACGACGGAACTCCCATTCGCGGAAAGCAGGAAAAACATGCCGAGAAGGCCCTGAGAATtgggtataaaataaattaaaattccatcTTGGACATTCTGTACGTGTAGTTTCTTGCAGCTAACTTACgttcatacataattataacaacACAAATAATTTGCTGCAATTTTTGAATACTAGCCGCTGTACCGACGTAGAGGTAAAATAAGGATTCtatcataagatttatttaatataacaacataCTATGTCCGATCTGAAAGtgttaactaaaaaataaagaaaattcacATCTTTAGTTTTCGCGAccggataaaaaaacaaaacttacccATACCAtttcttatacaaaatattagtaagtatgaTAAAATATCTAGTGAGTTGGTGGTActgaacttattttatttatttttcttgactGTCTGTTGATCTCACGTTCGgtgttaaaacaaaacattgtgagaaaaaTTGCAAAATATGTCTGATTAAATTGGCGCACCCACTGGCCTGTATTGGAGCAGTATGGtgggaataagttccaaacctcgTACTCGAAAAGAACGtaagcctttgtccagcagtgagactgtaggtaggcggactcgcaaatgagccacctgatgataagtggtcaccgccgcccgacgacattggcgatgtaagaaatatcattcatattttacatcgccaatgcgctaccaacctttaGAACTCAGAtgatatatcccttgtgcctttagttactctagctcactcacccttcaaaccgaataTTGCATATTGCtggtttggtggtagaatatccgatgagtgggtgttacttacccagacgggcttgcacaaagccctaccatcaagtaagtataagtaaattatatataaaactttacttacAAGTCCAATAGCAGTACCGCAAGAAGATACCAGCAGAAGCAGTCTGCGACCAAGTCTATCTACCACGAAGGGCGTGATGAATGACGCCACCAACTGttagcaaatttattttttaaatatattgtcgaTCGGGTAAATGGGCCTGTTGACCTAGTGGTTACCACTACCCATAGACATgtgcgctgtaagaaatataaactgccccttacatcgccaacaagccaatcttgggaacttagatgttatgtcccttgtgtttgtagACACTGGTTCACTTACCCTCCAAATCGGAACACTTATCGGAGTATCAGGGTTATAACTATTACTCAACCAGTTCCTaatggtagatttatgacaattaataagtaagtgtaacgcttctagtATACAGtccaatatttgaatataattttaaatcagaataaacaattattataatgtgtttggggttacccggtagtattggtactgtgagacttcaaaataaaaccaccgagtATGTACTGCTGGTCGAATAGAGTAAATGGTCTCTCTcattacaaatttacaaaaactaaCTTAGTACtttctaaaaatattgttatagtgcgatgtaaaatacatctaacgACATTTGGTATAATGTATTTCGATCTTGAAGTTACGAAGTtctaatgtacataatatattatatcaattaccTGCACAGCTCCAATGATGGTTGTGGCATCGTCGGGATTCATATCAGTGCCAGAAGCCTTGAATATATCTGTCATGTAGAAGAGCACAGCATTGATGCCACTGAACTGTTGGAAGAACACCAGCGCGCAGGAGATGTAGAACGCCTTGAAGTTGCTCCCTCGGAATACGTCCGCCACCTattcaatttgaatattattagaaacattattacttaacatacatattcatatatggATGAAGATTATGTTCTCCTGACTGATTACGGCCACGGTGGCATACACAAAGAAGAGCTCAGTATACTGTCTATTCCCTCAGTCTCATACGATGAGGTGACAATCTGAAACTCTCAAAAGGTTCAGTCACTGGATCAATGGCATCACAAGTTTCCCGAGGTACGGGATTGCAAAAACTGCAATTtctacaaaaaaacatttttttaatggccGGGCCGTTGGTCGGGCTTTGAAGTCAGCACCTCAGGTCAAgtccaattaattattaaacgtaATTATCGATTGCATTATCTGAATATTAGTACCTATATATATGGCAGTACGACAATATATGTAAGTAGTTTATATGCTGGatgcctttatttatttatttttttggcaATCCAACAGTTCACATACATATcttattatgttatgttatatgaCATTTAACTTAAACCAAAATAGGATTACACAATTAGTTTAAACATCCATTTATTTAACTAGAAGACgataagtaaagtaaaacatttaagAGATGAGAATCTAATGAAAGATTTGTGAGTGCGTGCCTGTGTGTGAGCGTGTTTTTGTGTTTGTGaagtatgtaatattaattatttttaattaaaagtatgaaTACAAAGTCGATACAAAAGTCTTAGTGTGTTTATTACCGTAGCAGTCTTTTCCATGGAAGCGGATACGTCAGCTGCAATGATACTCAATTCCGCTTCGACTCCTGCGCGAGACTTCCCTCTAATAATACTGAGGCAATTAGCTGCCGCTTCCCTGTCCTCTGTATAAATAATCTAATTAGTTATCTGTATTATTGATATACCACGACGCTGCTCCTGTACATACATGGATgaacatttggcagaatttcagtgaaattatgaAAAAGTAAGTTTCCCCACTATGTTTTCAACGTTGCATGAACTATATACTGCTTGCCTGGACTCTGTTGAGATTCACGCTGAATAAAAGCCGAAAACTAATGTTGTGTCCAGAtgttgggcggtggtgactacttaccatcagttagTCCGTTCACCATTTACTAACTACTTTATAAACTTacttgagccgagatggcctagtgattagaacgcgtgaatcttaaccgactatcataggttcaaacctgggcaaacaccactgaattttcatgtgcttaatttgtgattataattcatctcgtgcttgacggtgaaggaaaacatcgtgaggaaacctgcatgtgtctaatttcattgaaattatgccacatgtatattctaccaacccgcattggagcagcatggtggaataagctccaaaccttctcctcaaaagggagaggtggccttagcccagcagtgggacattaacagactgttactactttacttataaacatactttataatgtgtatatattaaaatgatagtaCTCACCCTTCAGTAGATGGTAGGTAGGTGTCTCGGGCATGAAGAAGAAGCCCACGGCGAAAACAACTACAAAAGCTATGCCGACGTAAGCCACCGCGCCGTAGCTGCTGACGGGACCAATTCCGTACACCAGCAGGAATCCAATCGTGATGAACATTTGGAGAAACGAACCGAGAGCTCCTCTGGAGTCGTCCTAGAGGAATAAtggtttttgaaatattatatatctaaggTAAATAGTGAAccaaatattatgtatacatatatatgtacttaattaatgttattaaatgttGTTGCCTCTCGTTTGAATGTCGATATCACCAATTATTGAGTTTCACTTAATTGTAACCTTTATAAGCGTGTCGGATTTTTCAGCCGATCTTAAGATATGACTTACTGGGCAAAAAAAAATCACccttaaatttaagaaaaagtaCATACTGTAcctattgttaattatttatatttaattaagactaGGTAAGTAGCTAATGACGAGTTTTAGAGTACTTGTGTGATGTTGATTAGATAGGTTGTTCAACTTTCATTAGAAAAGTCAAatcaaaaagttaaaaaaaatttataacggTCATGAAAGGCACACCCCTGGGCACGTGCGCCCCACCATAGTGTAAATAAGCCATTAAGTATTACATTGTATTAGTATTTTGTTagtgattaaaataaaagtattaaaacacTTTAAACACGGTGCCAGTTTTATAATGATATCGTTGTTTATAGTACTAGGGTAATTTCTATTGCAAGTTGAGCGTAAATAAAGatcaatttattgaataatagcTGTTACGATTTCGTCTCTGTAATACTTTTCCAGCCCCTAAATCACGTAATTGAGATATGCCtgtgtatatttataactaGATCCCAGGCTGGTAATAATTCTGGTTTATCGCGGTAACAGACATACAAGATTACTcagacatttatattatattataatattagtataaattacaaGAAGTAAATAAATTCCAAGTGCTTGCCCGGCTTGAATCGGTGATTTTCTGGTAAGAGCCAATTGTGTCAACCTACTTTCAACCTAGATTTCCTAGAGAACCTAGATTCCAACCTAGATATCCACTGTTTTTACATGAAATGTGTAcctataagatatatttaccgTAGCAATTTCAGCGCAGTACATAGGGGATATAGTGAAGAGCATGCCCACAGCAACACCCCAGAATATTCTGGCAGCGTATAATATAGCCATGCTGCTCGCGACTGCTGCCAGAATCCACCCGATGAGTAGAGGGATTACTGAACTCATAAGTCCCCATTTTCTGCCAATTTTCGATGCTGCGAAACCTCCGATGAATGGTCCTATAagttaataatgatatttagatataaaaaacagATTCAATGTTGCCAACATATTGgcaataaaaattatgattaaaatcgCAAATAATAAAGTGTCGGTAGatacaaagataaaatattgCACAAGTCGATGTTGGACAAATAATTGCCTTCTTATTACCTACGGCCCATATCTATGAATAGTAGTGACGTCTTACTATCAGCTTGCCCGTTTACCATCCtaccgatttaaaattaaaaaaaaacgcaatcaTCACCGTACAgctaataatgatgatgatcatgcttttatataatataaaatagtatttgtatgtgattattaataaatgccAATGGGTGATTTTACCATGGGTGACATTATGATGCAATATCGGGatggatattatatattttgcatgaaatatatatacattatatttatttgcatttgtaGGAGTATGAtttcgtatttaatttttataaggatcaatttaaggtttttataaaatccagTTTACTTCTGaacactaaatatttatttcaactcaTTAGCTAGCGTTTCGATAGTATTTGCAAAATGCTTTGGATACACTTACCAAGAATAGCACCAATGTTTAGAAGTGAGCCCATCCATGCCAGCTCGCCCGATGTAGCGGGTCTTCCTAATGGGGATTCAGTCTCGTTTTTAAGCTTAGTGTTGATAGGCGCAGTCCATCCCATAGAGTAACCAGTGGATGCGATCGCGATGTTCGCTGTGAATAGAATATTACACAGTAAGATCAGCTTATCTGATATTATAACGAAttgtcattaatataaataatttatcggaTGAAAGTTAGGCTGAGAATGATTACGAAATATCTGAAGTTgaagaaaaattattatatataataagtacctacttataaaaataaaattgtttatttttttatctgctgACCGttcactactacaaacgcaaaaacgtctcaaAACTAATGTACCTGTATTTAttcatgtacataatatattcatgtatattcatataaacaacagtacattaacagcctgtgaatgtcccactggtggactaaggcctcctctccctttttgaggagaatgttttgaagcttactccaccacgctgcttcaatgcgggttgttggaatacacatgtggcagaatttcagtgaaattagacacatgcaggtttcctcacgatgttttccttcaccgtcaagcacaagatgaattataatcacaaattaagcacatgaaaattcagtggtgcttgcccgggtttgaatccacgatcatcggttaagattcacgcgttcttaccactgggccatctcagctgatttataaacaaaccacaaaacaaagaaatgaaaacaattaaatatatacaacataaatatGTTGAAACATGACCCTCTGGCatactaacatattatatagttactAAGCAATCAAAGATACTAAGATGGTTCCGTAGGTAATTACTAACTATAGCGTATTCCAActacaagaggagtaaagacatataaatttaacattaaattgacgcgatatcattggacGAGATCTTATATAATCAactattcactatggattcgtgaaaaaatggcgatttaaatgtccgcgaagttgtaatcgggattatgtaaatctaaggtttgcttaaagtttgtttatctttcttcgattggaattatagttagaaatataaatatgtattacaaataatctccactagattcagggtttctggaagagatctcttgttagagataagttatccctttgtacacatttttcatttatataattttctgtatactctgttggtacataaataaaaaataaaaataaataaataaatattcctaaCACCTCGGTATGTACACTTACGGCCGAATACTGAAACGtcagttaaatatttaagcgtAACTCAATTATTTGAGACggcgttaatttaaaattccgCATAGTCAAAAGTCAATTTTGACTAACGCTTAAATTTGAGAGCGACTCAAAATAGGAAGCCCTTAAACACCACTCAAAGCTAATAGACGGTTATTTGTAGCGAACCCGACGCAAACATGTTTAATCAAACATCTAAAGTAGGGCTTAGGTACTCATTTGCCACAACAGATGCCATTTGCATACCATAAACTGTCTTATCTAGTGTACAAGCGAATGCGATCTTTATTAACTTcacacttaatttattaatgtatgtatttttgtgtataaatgCAAAATGAAATTATGTCCTTGTACATATACTTGAACTGAGGGTCGCGTGTTCAAATCCGTCCAACAATCCGTATCAACAGAGACCACgaaatttttatgtactttatttgttttttaattaatagtaaaatatcatTATCTGCAAATGGTATATGAAAATCTAGAGCATGTTCACCCATTCGAGATGTGGTTAGGAATCCTAATACCATTGGAatgataaatacattaatataatttcatcaaaaatattacactccGTCTTATTGCTTCTACTGGTGATAGGAGGGCGGGCTTATTTTTCGCCCTGAGAATCGGAATTGCTATTCAAAGAGGAAACGCTGCTAGCACTgtaatatagaataattaacGATAGAGGCTCGCGtgataataacatatataattaaatagtccTTAAACTAccggtaataaaaaaaaaacaaaggttgACGTAATACTATTCGACAACAAGACGAACACTTATGGTCTATTGTGAACAAAACGCTTTGAAATTGTTCGTATCCTGTGATAGAACGCTTCTCCAAACGATCAAAGTCTATATTTAACGACATAaggttgaattttaaatttaacattggaatcgaaaatgttattataataataatatcctgggacatttttcacacatgaccatctgatcccaaattaagcttgtacagagcttgtactatggaaaccagactgatatactacatatactatttttctattgtaaatacatactaatatagataattatacccagacttaggacacacagacatgttcatgcacacaaatgtctgtcctgggtgggaatcgaacccacaaccttcgacgcgaaaggcaagtatctaccaaccatgccaaccggctcgtcaaatatattatgtcttaTACTAAtcatcgtaataaataaaacatgtctATTTGTAGTATATGCGTTGTTACCATTCATGTGATTGAACATTGGACGTTCACCGTAAGGTTCCTAGTAAAAAAAGACTGTTTTCTTAGTATTCTCATTTTTCAGTATTCACGTTCTATGTAAGCCCCTATTTCTTATATACCTACCCGTCTAAAGCCGGGGCTGGTAGTAAGTAAGAAAtacattctaattttaaaattgtagtcAATATTTGTTTACTTGTATTATAATCTCTGGAATGAATGTTTTCAAACATTCTTTAACTAATGAAAAAttacaacaatttaaataagtaaaaaaatataaatgacataCTCTTTTGCTATTGTTCAAAACGCGTGTTcaatttatagtaaattttaatttattttattttaatctgatcatttaatgaaaacatattatatatttatgataattatatttaacaagtttaaatatagaataaaaatataatagtagtaGAAGCTTGGTGTTGttaccgtccatagacattggctctgttagaaatattaaccatttcataCATCGCCATTgagccaccagccttgggaactaagttattTCCATTGTACCGGTAGTttctctggctcactcaccttttaaaatcgaacataaaaatactatgtattgctgtttggcgtcaGAATATTACTGTAAAATGGTGAGGCTAATATACTCGAATTACAGTAAGGCAATACAAAGCTAAAAAGTAAATccgtaacagactgtgaatgtccactgctgggttaaaggtctcctctcccttttttgaggtttggagcatattcaaccacgctgctccagtgcggattggtggaatacacatgtggcagaatttcagtgaaattagacatgcaggtttcctcttgA
The DNA window shown above is from Nymphalis io chromosome 25, ilAglIoxx1.1, whole genome shotgun sequence and carries:
- the LOC126778181 gene encoding facilitated trehalose transporter Tret1, which codes for MADRNYAYDPVDTGTPVNQQTFRMEGGQLWRQYIIAGVANIAIASTGYSMGWTAPINTKLKNETESPLGRPATSGELAWMGSLLNIGAILGPFIGGFAASKIGRKWGLMSSVIPLLIGWILAAVASSMAILYAARIFWGVAVGMLFTISPMYCAEIATDDSRGALGSFLQMFITIGFLLVYGIGPVSSYGAVAYVGIAFVVVFAVGFFFMPETPTYHLLKEDREAAANCLSIIRGKSRAGVEAELSIIAADVSASMEKTATVADVFRGSNFKAFYISCALVFFQQFSGINAVLFYMTDIFKASGTDMNPDDATTIIGAVQLVASFITPFVVDRLGRRLLLLVSSCGTAIGLGLLGMFFLLSANGSSVVSSISFLPVLALVLFIVTYCWGLGPLPWAVMSELFPIEVKAVASPIATAFCWILSFLVTKFFPSISDSIGMYVGFFIFGACCVLAFFFTLFLVPETKGKSFQEIQEMLGGGNKKSEKA